The sequence below is a genomic window from Methyloterricola oryzae.
GAGGTGATTCAAGGTGTTGGGGGACTGCGTACCATGGATCCCTTCGACATGGTGGCGAACAGCATCGGCGTGGCTGGGGGGCTCTCACTGCTGTGGACGCGTTGCCGACTGCTTCTGGGCTGGCTGGAAAGCCGGGTCATCCCGCGATGGGGTCTAAATGCCTGAAGATGTATTTTGCTTACGGCTTCGAGCCGGGCTGCCGCTGTCGGCAATCGGCGACAGGAGCCGGGTCGAAACCTTGTGTGCTACGATAGGCGCCATATCCAGCACCTTCTGTACTGAATTTCCTTAAAGGATCCATCCACGTCTATGGCGACCGTTGAAAAGCGTACCAGAGGCTTGGTACGGCCTTATCATGCAAAGATCAACGCCCTGTATCGAGTGATCGACGGCGTGATCATCTACCTGAGTCTTTGGCTGGTTGCGGAGTACTTCGGCCATGACTGGGATCAGCGCTACTCCTGGGTCGCCATCGGCGGCGTCCTGTTCTACCAGTTCTACGCGGAATACAACGAAGTCTATTATTCCTGGCGCGGCTCTCCCTTTGCGCGGGAGGCCCTACGCATTTTCTCCTCCTGGGTGATGGGGGCCGCCAGCCTGTTCGTTACCCTGTTCTTCCTGCACGTCGCAGACCAGTATTCGCGACTGCAGTTGGGCATCTGGATGTTTCTGGCTCCGACCGTGATCATCACCTTGCACGGCGCGCGGCGGGAGGCGCTGAAAGCGGCCCGCCATCTGGGCCACAACACCCGCGCCGTCGCCATTGTCGGGGCCAACGAACTCGGGGCGCGCATCCACAAGGCCTTCGTCGAAATGCCCTGGCTGGGCTATGAAGTGAAGGGCTTCTACGATGACCGCACCAAGCAGTTCGGGCGCATCAAGAGCGAGCTGTCGGTGGTGAACAACCTGGCGGGACTGTTCGAGCAGACCCGCAAGGGCGAGATCGACATCGTCTACATCACCTTGCCGATGAAGGCGGAGGACCGCATCAAGGACCTGCTGCGCAAGTTTGCCGACACCACCGTGTCGGTCTACGTGGTGCCCGATTTCTTTGTCTTCGATCTGTTGCACGCGCGCTGGAGCGTGATCCAGGGTATTCCCGTCGTCAGCGTGTACGACTCGCCGTTCCGCTCCTTCGATTCCTTGCTGAAGCGCGCCGAGGACATCGTCCTGGCGAGCATCATCCTGGCTCTCATCGCCCTGCCCATGGCAGCGATCGCCGTTGGGGTGAAGATGTCCTCGCCCGGCCCCATCATCTTCAAGCAGCGGCGCTATGGCGTGAAGGGCGACGAGATACAGGTCTGGAAGTTCCGTACCATGACGGTTTGCGAGGACGGGGCCGAGGTGAAGCAGGCCCAGCGGGATGACCAGCGCGTCACCAAGCTCGGTGCCTTTCTGCGGCGGACCTCCCTGGACGAGTTGCCGCAGTTCATCAATGTGTTGCAGGGGACCATGTCCATCGTGGGTCCCAGGCCTCATGCGGTGAGCCACAACGAGTACTACCGCAGCCGCATCTATGGCTACATGCTAAGGCACAAGGTGCTGCCCGGCATCACCGGCTGGGCCCAGGTGCACGGACACCGGGGCGAGACCGACACCCTGGACAAGATGGAACAGCGCGTGCGCTACGAC
It includes:
- a CDS encoding undecaprenyl-phosphate glucose phosphotransferase, whose translation is MATVEKRTRGLVRPYHAKINALYRVIDGVIIYLSLWLVAEYFGHDWDQRYSWVAIGGVLFYQFYAEYNEVYYSWRGSPFAREALRIFSSWVMGAASLFVTLFFLHVADQYSRLQLGIWMFLAPTVIITLHGARREALKAARHLGHNTRAVAIVGANELGARIHKAFVEMPWLGYEVKGFYDDRTKQFGRIKSELSVVNNLAGLFEQTRKGEIDIVYITLPMKAEDRIKDLLRKFADTTVSVYVVPDFFVFDLLHARWSVIQGIPVVSVYDSPFRSFDSLLKRAEDIVLASIILALIALPMAAIAVGVKMSSPGPIIFKQRRYGVKGDEIQVWKFRTMTVCEDGAEVKQAQRDDQRVTKLGAFLRRTSLDELPQFINVLQGTMSIVGPRPHAVSHNEYYRSRIYGYMLRHKVLPGITGWAQVHGHRGETDTLDKMEQRVRYDLEYIRHWSPMLDLKIIAKTIWLVIKGKNAY